A genomic region of Candidatus Bathyarchaeota archaeon contains the following coding sequences:
- a CDS encoding FAD-dependent oxidoreductase has protein sequence MEKSSQQEIRKLPPCRAACPAHVNVQAYVALIQRGKFKEAVEVIRRDMPFPAICGRVCFSPCEDACARVNLDQAVAIRALKRLVADIEREQGRVIAEPVPKKYSEKVAIVGAGPAGLAAAYELAKLGYYVTVFERMSEPGGMMRHCIPDFRLEKFVVANEIAYIKDIGVEIKTGVEFGKDITIESLKRNGYKAIFLAIGTQLGMKLNVPGEDLEGVINAVDFLRAIALGKEIVVGERVAVIGGGNTAIDAARTAKKLGAKEVMILYRRSREEMPALPHEVELAEKDGIKFYFLVAPKQIIGENGKVKAVECLRMRLGEPDESGRRRPIPIAFSEHRYEVDMVVPALGQIVETSVLPPELLSKDKRGPPLQVDPLTLETNIPGVFAGGDVATGPASIIEAVGAGKRAAVSIHRYLRGEDLRKNRDEKKIEETTWVKDWRLLDKKERRYYAPIEKPHLSFEEAKLYLEKLKRQARFEAYRCLGCGPCAECLAGMELCEGDKAVVDEGKCVGCNVCAVVCPVGAVKKNVKGVAQVNEELCKGCGLCAARCPERAISMQKLSNEQILSMVLTALER, from the coding sequence ATGGAGAAATCTTCACAACAAGAAATTAGAAAATTACCACCTTGCAGAGCAGCATGTCCAGCGCATGTCAATGTTCAAGCCTATGTAGCCCTTATTCAAAGAGGCAAATTCAAAGAGGCCGTTGAAGTCATAAGGCGTGACATGCCCTTTCCAGCAATCTGCGGAAGGGTTTGCTTCAGCCCATGTGAAGATGCTTGTGCACGAGTTAACCTTGACCAAGCAGTAGCCATACGCGCCTTGAAAAGACTTGTAGCTGACATAGAACGCGAACAAGGAAGGGTGATCGCCGAACCAGTTCCCAAAAAATACAGTGAAAAGGTCGCCATAGTCGGCGCTGGTCCAGCGGGTTTAGCCGCAGCCTATGAACTCGCAAAGTTGGGCTATTATGTCACTGTTTTTGAGAGGATGTCTGAGCCTGGTGGCATGATGCGTCACTGCATACCAGACTTTCGCCTCGAAAAATTTGTTGTGGCAAACGAAATTGCTTACATAAAAGATATAGGTGTCGAAATCAAAACTGGAGTGGAATTCGGCAAAGACATAACCATTGAAAGTCTGAAAAGGAACGGGTATAAGGCTATTTTTTTAGCTATTGGGACACAGCTTGGGATGAAGTTAAACGTGCCCGGCGAAGACTTAGAAGGTGTAATAAATGCCGTGGACTTTTTGAGGGCCATTGCCCTCGGAAAGGAAATAGTCGTAGGCGAAAGGGTGGCAGTCATAGGCGGAGGCAACACGGCCATCGACGCTGCAAGAACGGCCAAAAAGCTAGGCGCAAAAGAGGTTATGATTCTTTATAGGCGATCTCGCGAGGAGATGCCGGCGCTTCCTCATGAAGTGGAGTTGGCTGAAAAAGATGGAATAAAATTCTACTTCTTAGTAGCGCCTAAACAGATTATAGGCGAGAATGGAAAGGTTAAGGCTGTTGAATGTTTGAGGATGCGCTTGGGCGAGCCTGACGAAAGTGGAAGGAGACGTCCTATTCCCATAGCCTTCTCGGAACACCGATATGAGGTAGACATGGTCGTCCCAGCACTGGGTCAAATAGTTGAAACATCAGTTTTGCCGCCTGAGCTTTTAAGCAAAGATAAACGTGGTCCACCGTTGCAAGTTGACCCGTTAACATTGGAAACAAATATTCCTGGAGTTTTTGCTGGCGGGGACGTTGCTACAGGCCCAGCAAGCATCATTGAGGCTGTGGGCGCTGGGAAACGCGCAGCCGTTTCCATACATCGTTATCTACGGGGTGAAGACTTGCGAAAAAATAGGGATGAAAAGAAAATCGAGGAGACAACATGGGTTAAAGATTGGCGTCTGCTCGATAAGAAGGAACGCAGATACTACGCCCCAATAGAGAAGCCTCACCTAAGCTTTGAAGAGGCAAAATTGTATCTTGAAAAATTAAAGCGCCAAGCAAGATTTGAGGCGTATCGTTGTCTAGGATGCGGGCCGTGTGCCGAGTGTCTTGCGGGCATGGAGCTTTGTGAGGGTGACAAGGCTGTTGTCGACGAGGGCAAGTGTGTAGGCTGTAACGTTTGTGCCGTTGTTTGTCCAGTAGGAGCTGTCAAAAAGAACGTGAAAGGCGTAGCCCAAGTAAATGAGGAGCTTTGCAAGGGCTGCGGGCTATGCGCGGCGCGCTGCCCAGAAAGAGCTATATCCATGCAGAAGCTTTCCAACGAGCAGATTCTAAGCATGGTTTTAACAGCCTTGGAGAGGTGA
- a CDS encoding hydrogenase iron-sulfur subunit → MNPNSNPPKIVCFMCNWAFCEEEMRIPYNVNIIRVMCVGRIDPALVLETFANGAEGVMLVGCKPPDCHFVDGNLHAKLAVKLLSKLLSLAGLEPERLKLLLVSPLEDKDFSYYAKEFSEEVWKLGSSPLNKEEIAANLTAAKEAASAFRLRVLLGREEELTDFANAYGEKILKGEFDALMDDVIKAEFIRYKIHYLTRIKPRSVKELAQILGLKPSTVLRHITNMRRKGMIALDRVEGYTPLYKALEVR, encoded by the coding sequence ATGAACCCTAACTCCAATCCACCTAAAATTGTTTGTTTCATGTGCAACTGGGCTTTCTGTGAGGAGGAAATGCGAATACCCTACAACGTTAACATCATAAGAGTCATGTGTGTCGGAAGAATAGATCCAGCGCTTGTTCTGGAGACTTTTGCTAATGGAGCTGAAGGCGTAATGCTTGTGGGATGTAAGCCTCCCGACTGCCACTTTGTTGATGGAAACCTTCATGCGAAGCTAGCGGTTAAACTATTGAGTAAGCTTTTGTCTCTGGCTGGGCTGGAACCTGAAAGGTTGAAGCTTCTTCTTGTCTCACCATTGGAGGATAAAGACTTCAGCTATTATGCTAAAGAATTCTCTGAAGAAGTTTGGAAGCTTGGGAGCTCACCACTGAACAAGGAGGAAATTGCAGCCAATCTTACGGCGGCGAAAGAGGCTGCTTCAGCCTTTAGACTGCGCGTTTTACTAGGAAGGGAGGAGGAGCTCACGGATTTTGCCAACGCTTATGGCGAGAAAATATTGAAGGGAGAGTTTGACGCTTTAATGGACGACGTTATCAAGGCGGAGTTCATCCGCTACAAAATTCACTACTTGACGAGAATTAAACCCCGCTCTGTTAAGGAGCTTGCCCAAATCCTCGGATTAAAGCCATCCACTGTTTTGAGGCATATAACAAACATGAGGCGTAAGGGCATGATCGCCCTTGACAGGGTTGAAGGTTACACACCCTTATACAAGGCTTTGGAGGTGCGTTGA
- a CDS encoding CoB--CoM heterodisulfide reductase iron-sulfur subunit A family protein → MVNEKVGAVLVVGGGVAGIQAALDLADSGFKVYMVDQSPSIGGVMAQLDKTFPTNDCSMCILAPKLVAAGRHPNISLITNSEVLGLRGEAGNFEVKIRKRSRYINENKCNGCGLCAQKCPVEAIDTYNKGLTDRSAVYVEFPQAVPLRYKIDREKCIGCRTCQEVCKANAVEYDQKDSEITLKVGAVILAPGFEPFDARLKSEYGYGRYANVVTSIEFERILSASGPYGGIVLRPSDGEIPRRLAFVQCVGSRDAQLGNLYCSAACCMYSIKEAIIAKEHVPTKLDCTIFYMDIRAYGKEFDAYYKRAQEEYGIRFVRSRVASITEDPATGNLFVHYVGEDETPRIEEFDMIVLSTGMQSPKNVEKLAEALGIKLNKYRFCETNTFTPLETSKPGVFVCGAFSSPKDIPESVAQASGAAAKAMAIIATERGKLVAVKEYPPERDVSQEEPRIGVFICHCGINIGGIVRVPEVVEYAKTLPNVVYAEDNLYTCSDDTQKRIKEKIKEYNLNRVVVASCTPRTHEPLFRETVREAGLNPYLFEMANIRDQCSWVHMHEPDKATEKAKDLVRSVVAKARLLKPLKNPTVNVTPVALVIGGGVAGMTAALELANQGFEIHLVEREKELGGHLRKIYYLLEGEDPQEHLRRLVRAVMENKLIHVYLGAEVVDVSGFVGNFKSRIRLGSGEEKQIEHGVVIVATGAVEYKPKEYLYGLDPRVLTQHELEEKIAKGEFNAKKVVMIQCVGARNEEHPNCARICCGQAIKNALKIKELNPDAEVYVLYKDVRSYGFKEEYYREATAKGVLFINYSDERKPKVSNDGGELKVSFYEPVLKQEIQIEPDIVVLSVATIPNPDNKRVAEMLKVPLTKDGFFLEAHMKLRPVDFQTDGVFLCGMAHSPKYIEESISQACAAAARAATILSKKALEMEGIVANVNEDLCSGCRICEFLCPYGAIEMLEKEEKVVAHVIEALCKGCGACGTACPTKAIVLGHFTTEEILAQVRAVLREVEVAAK, encoded by the coding sequence ATGGTGAATGAAAAGGTTGGTGCAGTTCTTGTTGTCGGCGGCGGCGTAGCTGGGATACAAGCTGCTCTGGACTTAGCTGATTCAGGCTTTAAAGTGTACATGGTGGATCAGTCGCCGAGCATTGGTGGCGTTATGGCTCAGCTTGACAAAACTTTTCCGACAAATGATTGTTCCATGTGTATTTTGGCGCCTAAGCTTGTGGCTGCTGGAAGGCACCCTAACATTTCGCTTATTACGAACAGCGAAGTACTTGGCTTAAGAGGTGAAGCTGGAAATTTCGAAGTAAAAATTCGAAAGAGAAGCCGCTACATAAATGAGAATAAATGCAACGGCTGCGGACTATGCGCACAAAAATGTCCGGTTGAAGCCATAGACACCTACAACAAGGGATTAACGGACAGAAGCGCCGTCTATGTTGAATTTCCACAAGCGGTTCCACTACGATATAAGATAGACCGCGAAAAATGCATAGGCTGCAGAACATGCCAAGAGGTTTGTAAGGCAAATGCCGTCGAATACGACCAAAAGGACAGCGAAATAACCCTGAAAGTCGGCGCAGTGATCTTGGCGCCAGGCTTTGAACCCTTCGACGCAAGACTCAAAAGCGAGTATGGTTATGGCAGGTATGCAAACGTCGTCACAAGCATAGAGTTTGAACGCATACTGAGTGCTTCCGGTCCTTATGGCGGAATTGTTTTAAGGCCCTCGGATGGCGAGATTCCGCGTAGACTTGCCTTCGTCCAGTGTGTGGGTTCTCGTGATGCCCAGCTTGGAAACCTTTATTGTTCGGCTGCTTGCTGCATGTACAGCATTAAGGAGGCAATAATAGCTAAAGAACATGTTCCAACAAAGTTAGACTGTACAATATTCTATATGGACATAAGGGCTTACGGCAAGGAATTTGACGCTTATTATAAGCGCGCTCAAGAGGAGTATGGCATACGCTTTGTGCGTTCGAGGGTTGCAAGCATAACCGAGGATCCTGCAACAGGAAACCTATTCGTCCACTATGTAGGCGAGGATGAAACTCCGAGGATTGAAGAATTCGACATGATTGTGCTTTCCACGGGAATGCAGTCTCCCAAAAACGTGGAGAAATTGGCTGAAGCTTTGGGAATAAAACTTAACAAGTACCGGTTCTGTGAAACAAACACATTTACCCCATTGGAAACTTCAAAGCCCGGGGTTTTCGTTTGCGGAGCTTTCAGCTCACCCAAAGACATTCCGGAAAGCGTTGCCCAAGCAAGCGGCGCAGCGGCAAAAGCCATGGCGATAATCGCTACGGAAAGGGGCAAGCTTGTCGCCGTTAAGGAGTATCCTCCTGAACGGGACGTGAGCCAAGAAGAACCACGCATAGGCGTTTTTATTTGCCACTGCGGCATAAACATCGGCGGCATAGTTCGGGTTCCAGAGGTTGTGGAATACGCTAAAACTCTTCCAAATGTTGTCTATGCTGAAGACAACCTTTACACCTGCTCGGATGACACCCAAAAGCGGATCAAGGAGAAGATTAAGGAGTACAACCTGAACCGTGTTGTGGTAGCTTCATGCACGCCCAGAACACATGAGCCGCTTTTCCGCGAAACTGTCCGCGAGGCAGGCTTAAATCCATATCTATTCGAGATGGCTAACATCCGGGACCAGTGCAGCTGGGTGCACATGCATGAGCCAGACAAGGCGACGGAGAAAGCCAAAGACCTTGTCCGCTCGGTTGTTGCTAAGGCTAGACTACTTAAGCCTCTGAAGAACCCTACGGTAAACGTTACACCGGTAGCTCTTGTTATAGGTGGCGGCGTAGCCGGAATGACTGCAGCATTGGAGTTGGCAAATCAAGGGTTTGAAATTCACCTTGTTGAACGCGAGAAAGAGCTTGGTGGACACTTGCGGAAAATCTATTACTTGTTGGAGGGTGAAGATCCGCAGGAGCACTTGCGGAGACTTGTTAGGGCTGTTATGGAAAACAAGCTTATTCACGTTTACCTAGGCGCTGAGGTTGTTGATGTAAGCGGGTTCGTAGGCAACTTCAAATCAAGGATTAGGCTAGGCAGCGGTGAAGAAAAACAGATCGAGCACGGTGTGGTTATCGTTGCCACGGGTGCTGTTGAATACAAGCCCAAAGAATACTTGTATGGCCTGGATCCCCGCGTCTTAACCCAACATGAGTTGGAGGAGAAAATAGCCAAAGGCGAGTTTAACGCTAAAAAAGTAGTTATGATCCAATGTGTAGGCGCAAGAAACGAGGAACACCCCAACTGTGCACGGATATGCTGTGGACAAGCCATCAAAAACGCTTTGAAAATCAAAGAGTTAAACCCTGACGCTGAAGTTTATGTCCTCTACAAGGATGTTAGGAGCTACGGATTCAAAGAGGAGTATTACCGGGAAGCCACTGCCAAAGGCGTGCTCTTCATAAACTATTCGGATGAGAGAAAACCAAAAGTATCTAATGATGGTGGCGAACTGAAAGTTTCCTTCTATGAACCGGTGTTAAAGCAGGAAATCCAAATCGAACCGGACATTGTTGTTTTAAGTGTTGCAACCATTCCGAACCCAGATAACAAGCGCGTAGCCGAAATGCTCAAAGTACCATTGACAAAGGACGGCTTCTTCCTAGAAGCTCACATGAAACTTCGCCCAGTTGACTTCCAGACGGACGGTGTTTTCCTATGCGGAATGGCACACTCACCAAAATATATTGAAGAAAGCATTTCTCAAGCGTGTGCTGCAGCGGCACGGGCAGCTACCATATTGTCAAAGAAAGCTCTTGAAATGGAAGGAATCGTGGCAAATGTGAATGAAGATTTATGTAGTGGATGTAGAATCTGTGAATTTCTATGTCCCTACGGAGCGATTGAAATGCTAGAAAAGGAAGAAAAGGTAGTCGCACACGTGATTGAAGCTCTTTGTAAGGGCTGCGGCGCATGTGGCACCGCGTGCCCAACAAAGGCAATAGTTCTCGGTCACTTTACAACGGAGGAAATCCTCGCCCAGGTTAGGGCAGTCCTGCGAGAGGTGGAGGTGGCGGCTAAATGA
- a CDS encoding hydrogenase iron-sulfur subunit yields MSEVQKDFEPKIVGFLCNWCSYAGADLAGVSRIQYPPNIRIIRVMCSGRVDPAFILEALKNGADGVLVAGCHLPSDCHYLSGNFKALRRVTLLKKVLKDFGIEPERVRLEWVSASEGDKFAAVVRDMVEQIKKLGPNPLKMEAKK; encoded by the coding sequence ATGAGCGAAGTCCAAAAGGATTTCGAACCGAAAATTGTCGGTTTCCTCTGCAACTGGTGTTCTTATGCAGGCGCGGACCTAGCTGGCGTAAGTCGAATTCAGTATCCTCCGAACATCCGTATTATCCGTGTCATGTGCAGCGGTAGAGTCGATCCAGCGTTTATCCTTGAAGCCTTAAAAAACGGCGCCGATGGTGTTCTGGTGGCTGGTTGCCACCTACCGTCCGATTGTCACTATCTTAGTGGTAATTTTAAGGCTTTGCGAAGGGTAACGCTATTAAAGAAGGTGCTTAAAGATTTTGGGATAGAACCCGAACGTGTGCGGTTGGAGTGGGTCTCCGCTAGTGAGGGAGACAAATTCGCGGCCGTAGTTCGGGACATGGTTGAACAAATCAAGAAGCTTGGTCCAAACCCGTTGAAAATGGAGGCGAAGAAATGA
- a CDS encoding 4Fe-4S dicluster domain-containing protein, producing the protein MSEKSVVREYTPPVIKAEELDPKFKYKMSRMHGAEKIMACFQCGTCTADCPIARFSEFYRPRRIARMVQLGLKDRLLLDKALWLCSSCFTCVDHCPQGVEIAGIVRVLRNMAVAEKNILPLVYKELATNLMKSGFVYEIPESRLQKRVEQGLPPLPKPNVSEVMKIFEVTGSASLIEKVQTIARVESK; encoded by the coding sequence ATGAGCGAAAAAAGTGTGGTTCGCGAATATACACCACCAGTGATTAAAGCTGAAGAGCTTGATCCCAAATTCAAGTATAAAATGAGCAGGATGCATGGCGCAGAAAAAATTATGGCGTGTTTCCAGTGTGGCACGTGCACAGCTGACTGCCCCATTGCCAGATTCAGTGAATTTTATCGGCCGCGTCGCATAGCCCGCATGGTTCAGCTAGGCTTGAAGGATAGGCTTCTGTTAGATAAGGCTTTGTGGCTTTGCTCCTCATGCTTCACATGTGTAGATCATTGCCCTCAAGGCGTGGAAATAGCTGGCATAGTTCGCGTTCTACGGAATATGGCAGTAGCAGAAAAGAATATTCTGCCACTTGTTTATAAGGAGTTGGCAACGAATTTGATGAAGAGCGGCTTTGTCTATGAAATTCCAGAATCAAGACTTCAAAAGCGTGTTGAGCAGGGATTGCCGCCGTTGCCCAAGCCTAACGTAAGCGAGGTTATGAAAATTTTCGAGGTTACTGGTTCCGCAAGCTTGATTGAAAAGGTTCAAACCATTGCAAGGGTGGAGAGTAAATGA
- a CDS encoding CoB--CoM heterodisulfide reductase iron-sulfur subunit B family protein has product MSNPKYLLFPGCVIPYRLSSYEISARKVLAKLGVEIVEMPEYNCCGYPMDVINHDLMLTLAARNLCIAEKAGLPIMTLCNGCFCSLNETNKLLKEDKKLREKINGYLKEIGMEFKGTTEVKHILYVLSEDVGFEKIKNSVVKPLTGIRVAQHSGCHVLRPRRYVGRDDPENPTTLKELIRLTGAECLDYMDETECCGNPVIGVNEDVPFQMAKEKLEHVRAVGAQALITICPFCHIMFDLNQPRIERAFNEKFNLPVLHYPQLLGLAMGFSPDELALGELRVKPTELLGLIK; this is encoded by the coding sequence ATGAGCAACCCCAAATATTTGCTGTTTCCGGGTTGTGTGATCCCGTATAGGCTTTCAAGCTACGAGATTTCAGCAAGAAAAGTGCTTGCAAAACTTGGCGTTGAAATTGTGGAGATGCCCGAATACAACTGTTGCGGCTATCCCATGGATGTTATAAACCATGATTTAATGTTGACTTTGGCTGCGAGAAACCTTTGCATAGCTGAGAAAGCAGGCTTACCGATAATGACGCTTTGCAATGGCTGCTTCTGTAGTCTAAACGAAACCAACAAACTATTGAAGGAGGACAAGAAGCTTCGGGAAAAAATTAACGGATACTTGAAAGAAATAGGTATGGAATTTAAAGGCACAACTGAGGTTAAGCATATACTCTACGTGCTTTCTGAGGACGTTGGTTTCGAGAAAATAAAGAATTCTGTCGTTAAACCCTTAACTGGTATTCGTGTAGCCCAGCACAGTGGATGCCACGTTTTAAGACCCCGCAGATATGTAGGGCGAGACGACCCTGAAAATCCAACAACTCTCAAAGAGCTGATTAGACTGACTGGGGCTGAATGCTTAGACTATATGGATGAAACTGAATGCTGTGGAAACCCGGTTATAGGCGTTAACGAAGACGTACCTTTCCAGATGGCTAAGGAGAAGCTTGAACATGTACGGGCGGTTGGTGCCCAAGCGCTTATAACTATCTGCCCCTTCTGCCACATCATGTTCGACCTAAACCAGCCCAGAATTGAAAGAGCCTTTAACGAAAAATTCAATCTGCCAGTCCTCCATTACCCGCAGCTTCTAGGGTTAGCCATGGGCTTTTCGCCGGATGAGCTAGCCCTAGGCGAGCTTAGAGTCAAGCCTACCGAATTGTTAGGCTTAATCAAGTAG
- a CDS encoding oxidoreductase: MAKQKLKFAFYWAASCGGCEIAVLDINEKILDVVQIADIVFWPVAIDIKYKDVESMPDKYIDVCFFNGGIRNSEQEHMAKLLRQKSKILVAYGACAHLGGVPGLANLHNKKEIFEKVYTQTFSTHNPNGVFPQPKVQVKEGVLEIPEFYDTVRTLDQTVNVDYYVPGCPPAVERTIFALEAIAKGDLPPKGSVLAPLKSVCDDCPKKKENKKISRIYRVYEKIPDPERCLLEQGIICMGPATRGGCGARCLKADMPCTGCGGPCPNAPEQGAAMISALASILGLEEEKEKYTEEEVEKLIDQIKDPVGTFYMYALPASILRRKVIRE, translated from the coding sequence ATGGCAAAACAGAAGTTAAAGTTCGCCTTTTACTGGGCGGCAAGCTGTGGTGGATGTGAAATCGCTGTTCTAGACATAAACGAGAAAATCTTGGACGTGGTGCAAATTGCCGATATAGTATTCTGGCCTGTTGCCATAGACATCAAATATAAGGATGTGGAAAGTATGCCCGACAAGTACATTGACGTGTGCTTCTTTAACGGTGGAATCCGTAACAGCGAACAAGAACACATGGCAAAGCTTCTTAGACAAAAATCAAAGATTCTAGTTGCCTATGGCGCATGTGCTCACCTCGGTGGCGTGCCTGGGCTGGCCAACCTCCATAATAAGAAGGAAATCTTCGAAAAAGTCTATACTCAAACCTTTTCAACGCATAATCCAAATGGGGTTTTTCCCCAGCCTAAAGTGCAAGTGAAAGAAGGTGTGCTGGAAATCCCAGAGTTTTACGACACTGTGCGAACTCTTGACCAGACGGTGAACGTTGACTATTATGTTCCAGGTTGTCCCCCAGCAGTTGAACGAACAATATTCGCATTGGAAGCTATAGCCAAAGGAGACCTGCCGCCTAAAGGCTCGGTACTAGCACCGTTAAAGTCTGTGTGCGATGATTGCCCCAAAAAGAAGGAAAATAAGAAAATCTCACGTATATACCGCGTCTACGAAAAGATTCCGGATCCGGAAAGATGCCTATTGGAACAGGGAATAATTTGCATGGGACCTGCTACAAGAGGTGGATGTGGCGCCAGATGCTTGAAGGCTGATATGCCTTGCACTGGTTGCGGTGGGCCTTGTCCAAACGCTCCGGAGCAAGGTGCTGCCATGATTAGCGCTTTAGCGTCCATTCTTGGCCTAGAAGAGGAGAAGGAGAAGTACACAGAGGAAGAGGTTGAAAAGCTGATTGACCAGATAAAAGATCCCGTTGGAACCTTCTACATGTATGCTTTACCAGCCTCAATTTTGAGGAGGAAGGTGATCCGCGAATGA
- a CDS encoding Ni/Fe hydrogenase subunit alpha — MKEIIIDPITRLEGHGKIAIFLNDAGEVENAYLQIPELRGFEKFCIGRKAEDLPIITPRICGVCPVAHHMASAKALDAAFNVEPPSAAKKLRELMYCGYYIYDHTLHFYYLGGPDFVVGPDAPPEKRNILGVIEKAGLEIAKEVIKHRAYGQRITELIGGKATHPVCGLPGGVSKPLNEENRQEIEKMVKSSIEFAKLSLKLLHNIVLENSKYVELIKSDVYALRTYYMGLVDEHNKVNFYDGKIRVVDPNGKEFVKFEAKNYLEHIVEHVEPWTYVKLPYLKKVGWKGFVDGPESGIYRVGPLGRLNAADGMATPLAQAEYERMYKTLGGKPVHSTLAYHWARLIELLYAAERALELVKDPEITSANVRSKPGKPGEGVGVVEACRGTLIHHYVLDENALVKDVNLIVATVNNAPSINMSVRNAAKGLIHGGKVDQGLLNMVEMAFRAYDPCFGCATHFAFGQMPLTIEIYDREGKLIKKVQR; from the coding sequence ATGAAGGAAATTATCATAGACCCAATCACGAGACTTGAAGGTCATGGCAAAATAGCCATATTCCTAAACGATGCGGGCGAAGTTGAAAACGCCTATTTGCAGATTCCAGAGCTCCGCGGCTTCGAAAAGTTCTGCATTGGACGCAAAGCCGAAGATTTGCCTATCATAACGCCACGTATATGCGGTGTGTGTCCTGTTGCACACCACATGGCTAGCGCCAAAGCATTGGATGCTGCTTTCAATGTTGAACCACCTTCCGCTGCCAAGAAACTAAGGGAACTCATGTATTGTGGCTACTATATTTATGACCACACTTTGCACTTCTATTATCTAGGTGGACCAGACTTCGTTGTCGGACCGGATGCACCACCAGAGAAACGCAACATTTTAGGCGTTATTGAGAAGGCTGGATTAGAGATTGCTAAAGAAGTTATTAAGCATAGGGCTTACGGCCAACGGATAACTGAACTCATTGGTGGAAAGGCAACACACCCTGTCTGCGGACTGCCGGGTGGGGTTTCTAAACCTCTAAACGAAGAGAATAGACAAGAAATTGAGAAGATGGTGAAATCCTCTATCGAGTTTGCAAAGCTTTCGTTGAAACTTCTCCATAATATTGTCTTGGAAAACAGCAAATACGTGGAGTTGATTAAAAGCGACGTTTACGCGCTGCGCACCTATTACATGGGCTTGGTGGACGAACACAACAAGGTGAACTTTTACGACGGTAAAATCCGCGTCGTAGATCCCAACGGCAAAGAGTTCGTGAAGTTTGAGGCTAAAAACTATTTAGAGCATATTGTTGAGCATGTGGAGCCATGGACTTATGTGAAGCTTCCATACCTTAAGAAGGTTGGATGGAAAGGCTTTGTGGACGGACCTGAAAGTGGCATCTACCGTGTCGGCCCCCTTGGAAGACTCAATGCTGCAGACGGCATGGCAACACCCCTAGCCCAAGCAGAATATGAACGAATGTACAAGACTTTGGGCGGCAAGCCAGTGCACTCCACTCTGGCTTATCACTGGGCTAGGCTTATTGAGCTTCTGTACGCAGCTGAGAGGGCTTTAGAGCTTGTTAAGGATCCAGAGATTACAAGTGCTAATGTGAGGAGCAAGCCTGGCAAACCCGGCGAGGGCGTTGGCGTGGTGGAAGCATGCAGGGGCACTTTGATTCACCACTATGTTTTGGACGAGAATGCGCTGGTTAAGGACGTCAACTTGATTGTGGCCACAGTTAACAATGCACCCTCAATTAATATGTCTGTGCGGAATGCTGCCAAGGGTTTGATTCACGGAGGTAAAGTTGACCAAGGCTTGCTTAACATGGTGGAGATGGCTTTTAGGGCTTACGATCCATGTTTCGGTTGCGCAACCCACTTCGCTTTTGGACAAATGCCACTAACCATAGAAATCTACGACAGAGAAGGAAAGCTCATCAAAAAAGTGCAAAGATAA
- a CDS encoding hydrogenase 3 maturation endopeptidase HyCI: MTMKYSIKKKLKEWLSNAEKVVVAGVGNPIRMDDFIGVKIVRDLYGRVSKEVLLIECETVPESYIQQIVDFNPTHILLIDAAVMGLKPGECRLVRPEHLKVFSAISTHALPLRVFCDYLAKTTKAKIALLLIEPKQTDFGEELSTEIATSEEEIVNLLLSILP; the protein is encoded by the coding sequence TTGACAATGAAATACTCAATTAAGAAAAAGTTGAAGGAATGGCTTTCAAACGCCGAAAAAGTTGTTGTAGCAGGTGTTGGAAATCCTATTCGTATGGACGATTTTATCGGAGTGAAAATTGTTCGCGATCTTTATGGAAGGGTCTCCAAAGAAGTTCTTTTGATCGAGTGTGAAACCGTTCCGGAGAGTTATATCCAGCAAATAGTGGACTTTAATCCAACTCATATCTTGCTTATAGACGCCGCTGTTATGGGTTTGAAGCCTGGCGAATGTCGCCTCGTTAGACCGGAACATCTTAAAGTTTTTTCGGCTATTTCAACTCATGCACTTCCATTACGGGTGTTCTGCGATTATCTTGCAAAAACAACAAAAGCTAAGATAGCTCTCCTTCTAATAGAACCAAAGCAAACAGACTTCGGTGAAGAACTTTCCACGGAAATTGCAACTTCAGAAGAAGAAATAGTGAACCTCTTGCTCAGCATTCTTCCCTAG